The following are encoded in a window of Nibricoccus aquaticus genomic DNA:
- a CDS encoding PAS domain S-box protein, translated as MSEALRLQTQKVISESVSMNFPATAGVRRSLLLTVFVAAVGITTSTILWLREREHIQRDETQDLALLATRITDELRVRLAQIDSTLQGLRGLYAAQGGLDHASWETYLNELNPSPPPGLNGFNYIRHVSPETLPAFLDEAHLRFAPDFKIQVTETAAEMAIVSLQRDYLNRGLSLGADRSTRTDWMISADLARRTGATTMSQPTAALSGDGSLRFFVTMPLYRIGVPVNSESARLAAHHGWLTAGLRPSAFFEYLDSQIGRTLRLEVTDIAPDGTTKRLHLSSPGEKLPANTITSTLTVPIMDRTWRVDLTAPPGPLASSRYALAGQLFVGGLIATGLLTALLWNLRRTQREAIRLAREMTREVKEREWMLIQAQRIANIGMCYLDTRTQKVVRSAEYLRIFGIQADQSMVGGATDDLLDRVHPEDRPAAAAAITAFKAGQPAPPRIIRIRTPDRGERTLLGEQGVLPSPSGKADLVVAVIHDITERLATDRALADSHARLDRLIQVLPGTVYQLRRDSSGTLTLPFLSEGASQLFGLPAAELAASPARLLALFPADQAALLQRSLDQSAATLAGWQLDASFQPPGGGRRWVRFNAIPEATPGGAIVWHGVATDISLAKEAEHRLRFTQYAVDHMRDAVAFLTADGDRIYVNDETCRLTGYDRAELVGAKVWNTFTSITPARYQQLWAHVKQRGTYLFESSLISKSGETVPVEVGASYIDFGGLEIVFAIARDITARKASEQALRDSEERLRLTRHALDLAQDIVSIMDADGNRLYVNETFCRFTGRTRDEIFSTKVWETNPPLNEPRYRALWEDVRRRGTMSFDLEMLSSTGEHLPIEVNASFLTFDGREAVCTISRDLGPRRAAEAEKKRMEEQLRETQKLESLGVLAGGIAHDFNNLLTGILGHASLARDRLPDGHEMHESLSQIEQSSTRAAELCQQMLAYAGKGRFIVGAVDLSKLVGDTAKLLDVSIEHRAALTLNLAQNLPAVLADATQMRQIVMNLVLNAAEAVTPDTGRIVVTTGRMHVDAAFLASARVAAGLRHGEAVFLEVTDNGCGMDPATLERIFDPFFTTKFTGRGLGLAAVQGIVRSHEGALHVHSSPGGGTTFRLVLAPYTGSKARTMPPFAPARNSRPPIASGRVLVVDDEESVRSVTRQVLERTGFTVELAEDGESALEHLKRSPSDFTLILLDFTMPRLDGAQTLREILQIHPNARVMMMSGFSETEARQRLGDLAIVGFIQKPFDFPTLRTRVEQVLQLDPASQI; from the coding sequence ATGTCTGAAGCCTTGCGGCTTCAGACGCAGAAAGTTATCTCCGAATCCGTCTCGATGAATTTCCCCGCCACCGCCGGAGTGCGCCGGTCGTTATTGCTCACTGTTTTTGTCGCCGCCGTCGGCATCACCACTTCGACCATCCTCTGGCTGCGCGAACGCGAGCACATCCAGCGCGACGAAACCCAGGATCTCGCCCTGTTAGCCACCCGCATCACCGACGAGCTCCGCGTGCGCCTCGCTCAGATCGACAGCACTCTGCAAGGCCTGCGCGGACTCTACGCCGCGCAAGGCGGCCTCGATCACGCCAGTTGGGAAACCTACCTCAACGAGCTCAACCCTTCACCCCCGCCCGGCCTCAACGGCTTTAATTACATCCGCCACGTTTCCCCGGAAACACTGCCCGCCTTCCTGGATGAAGCGCATCTCCGCTTCGCGCCAGATTTCAAAATCCAAGTCACTGAAACCGCAGCGGAAATGGCCATCGTTTCCCTCCAGCGCGACTACTTGAACCGAGGCCTCTCGCTGGGCGCCGACCGCAGCACCCGCACCGACTGGATGATCAGCGCCGATCTCGCTCGCCGCACCGGCGCCACCACGATGAGCCAGCCCACCGCAGCGCTCAGCGGCGACGGCTCGCTCCGGTTCTTCGTCACCATGCCGCTCTACCGCATCGGCGTGCCTGTGAACTCCGAGAGCGCCCGCCTCGCCGCTCATCACGGCTGGCTCACCGCAGGCCTGCGACCGAGCGCATTTTTCGAATACCTCGACAGCCAGATTGGCCGCACACTACGGCTCGAGGTGACCGACATCGCACCCGACGGCACAACAAAACGCCTGCACCTCTCCTCGCCAGGCGAAAAACTCCCCGCCAACACCATCACCTCCACGCTCACTGTCCCGATCATGGACCGCACGTGGCGCGTCGATCTCACCGCTCCTCCAGGCCCGCTCGCCAGCAGCCGCTACGCCCTCGCCGGCCAGCTCTTCGTCGGCGGCCTCATCGCCACCGGACTGCTCACCGCCCTCCTCTGGAATCTCCGCCGCACCCAGCGCGAAGCCATCCGCCTCGCCCGGGAAATGACCCGTGAGGTCAAGGAACGCGAATGGATGCTCATCCAGGCCCAGCGCATCGCCAACATCGGCATGTGCTACCTGGATACACGCACCCAGAAAGTCGTCCGCTCCGCCGAGTACCTGCGCATCTTCGGCATCCAGGCCGATCAAAGCATGGTCGGCGGCGCCACCGACGATCTCCTCGACCGCGTACACCCCGAAGACCGCCCCGCCGCCGCAGCCGCCATCACCGCATTCAAAGCCGGTCAACCCGCCCCGCCCCGCATCATCCGCATCCGCACCCCCGACCGCGGCGAACGCACTCTCCTCGGCGAACAAGGCGTCCTCCCCTCCCCCTCCGGCAAAGCCGATCTCGTCGTCGCCGTCATCCACGACATCACCGAACGCCTCGCCACCGACCGCGCCCTCGCCGATAGCCACGCCCGCCTCGACCGCCTGATCCAGGTGCTCCCCGGCACCGTGTATCAACTCCGTCGCGACTCCAGCGGCACGCTCACCCTCCCATTCCTCAGCGAAGGTGCCAGCCAGCTCTTCGGCCTGCCCGCCGCCGAACTCGCCGCCAGCCCCGCCCGCCTCCTCGCCCTCTTCCCCGCCGATCAAGCCGCGCTCCTCCAGCGCAGCCTCGACCAGTCCGCCGCCACCCTCGCCGGCTGGCAGCTCGACGCCTCCTTCCAGCCTCCCGGCGGCGGCCGCCGCTGGGTCCGCTTCAATGCCATCCCCGAGGCCACCCCCGGCGGCGCGATCGTCTGGCACGGCGTCGCCACCGACATCTCCCTCGCCAAGGAAGCCGAGCACCGCCTCCGCTTCACCCAGTACGCCGTCGATCACATGCGCGATGCCGTCGCCTTCCTCACCGCCGACGGCGACCGCATCTACGTCAACGACGAGACGTGCCGACTAACCGGATACGACCGCGCCGAACTCGTCGGTGCCAAGGTCTGGAATACCTTCACCTCTATCACCCCCGCCCGCTACCAGCAGCTCTGGGCGCACGTCAAACAACGCGGCACCTACCTCTTCGAGTCCTCCCTCATCAGCAAATCCGGCGAGACCGTTCCCGTCGAAGTCGGCGCCAGCTACATCGACTTCGGCGGCCTCGAAATCGTCTTCGCCATCGCCCGCGACATCACCGCCCGCAAAGCCTCCGAACAAGCCCTCCGCGACAGCGAGGAACGCCTCCGCCTCACCCGCCACGCCCTCGACCTCGCCCAGGACATCGTCTCCATCATGGACGCCGACGGCAACCGCCTCTACGTCAACGAAACCTTCTGCCGCTTCACCGGCCGCACCCGCGACGAGATCTTCTCCACCAAAGTCTGGGAGACCAATCCGCCCCTCAACGAACCCCGCTACCGCGCCCTCTGGGAAGACGTCCGCCGCCGCGGCACCATGAGCTTCGACCTCGAAATGCTCTCCAGCACCGGCGAACACCTCCCCATCGAGGTCAACGCCAGCTTCCTCACCTTCGACGGCCGCGAAGCCGTCTGCACCATCTCCCGCGACCTCGGCCCCCGCCGCGCCGCCGAAGCCGAGAAAAAGCGCATGGAGGAACAACTCCGCGAAACTCAAAAACTCGAAAGCCTCGGCGTCCTCGCCGGCGGCATCGCCCACGATTTCAACAACCTGCTAACCGGCATCCTCGGTCACGCCAGCCTCGCCCGCGACCGCCTCCCCGACGGCCACGAGATGCACGAATCCCTCTCGCAAATCGAGCAATCCTCCACCCGCGCCGCCGAACTCTGCCAGCAGATGCTCGCCTACGCCGGCAAGGGCCGCTTCATCGTCGGCGCCGTCGACCTCAGCAAACTCGTCGGCGACACCGCCAAACTCCTCGACGTCTCCATCGAGCACCGCGCCGCCCTCACGCTCAACCTCGCGCAAAATCTGCCCGCCGTCCTCGCCGACGCCACGCAGATGCGCCAGATCGTCATGAACCTCGTGCTCAACGCCGCCGAAGCCGTCACCCCCGACACCGGCCGCATCGTTGTCACCACCGGACGGATGCACGTGGACGCCGCCTTCCTCGCCTCCGCCCGCGTCGCCGCCGGCCTCCGCCACGGCGAAGCCGTCTTCCTCGAAGTCACCGACAACGGCTGCGGCATGGACCCCGCCACCCTCGAACGCATCTTCGATCCCTTCTTCACCACCAAATTCACTGGCCGCGGCCTCGGCCTCGCCGCCGTTCAAGGCATAGTCCGCTCCCACGAAGGCGCCCTCCACGTCCACAGCTCACCCGGCGGCGGCACCACCTTCCGCCTCGTGCTTGCTCCCTACACCGGCAGCAAAGCCCGCACCATGCCCCCCTTCGCTCCCGCGCGAAACAGCCGCCCGCCCATCGCCAGCGGACGCGTCCTCGTCGTCGATGACGAAGAAAGCGTCCGCTCCGTCACCCGCCAAGTCCTCGAACGCACCGGCTTCACCGTCGAACTCGCCGAAGACGGCGAAAGCGCCCTCGAACACCTCAAAAGAAGCCCCTCCGATTTCACCCTCATCCTCCTCGATTTCACCATGCCCCGCCTCGACGGCGCGCAAACCCTCCGCGAAATCCTCCAGATCCATCCCAACGCCCGCGTGATGATGATGAGCGGCTTCTCCGAAACCGAAGCCCGTCAACGCCTCGGCGACCTAGCCATCGTCGGCTTCATCCAAAAGCCCTTCGACTTCCCCACCCTCCGCACCCGCGTCGAACAAGTCCTCCAACTCGACCCCGCCTCGCAGATATAG
- a CDS encoding glycoside hydrolase family 53 protein, with translation MIRTTAFVAACLFLLSPAFADAQAMSPAGMTVGFVSGADISALAVVEARGAVFRGETGPVDGLKQLRSAGFDCFRLRLFVAPDHQGIVTNDLEYTLALARRVKASGARFMLDLHYSDTWADPAKQFKPAAWEKLPFDELVGAVREYTRLTLARFIAEGLTPEYVQIGNEITNGLLWPDGRVEFREAHDFEAWVRLARVLRAGFEGFEAAVVSAKIPRPKTIVHIESTGDVARTSWWLKHASDAGLPFDIVGLSYYPEWHGGIASLRETLTAVAEGFKKPVMVVETAYPWKLDSHWEGKKNLDWPLTPDGQKQFLSEVNQAVRDLPDGLGAGVCWWHPESVEVQGLQAWLGGSCALFDGAGALLPAAKIFCTTPAR, from the coding sequence ATGATTCGCACGACTGCTTTCGTCGCCGCCTGTTTGTTTTTGCTGTCTCCGGCTTTCGCCGATGCGCAGGCGATGAGTCCGGCAGGGATGACGGTGGGCTTTGTTAGCGGGGCCGACATTTCTGCACTGGCGGTGGTTGAGGCGCGTGGAGCGGTTTTTCGCGGCGAGACAGGCCCGGTGGACGGATTGAAACAGTTGCGCAGTGCGGGCTTTGATTGTTTCCGCCTGCGGTTGTTTGTCGCGCCAGATCACCAGGGTATCGTGACCAACGATCTGGAGTATACGCTCGCGCTCGCACGACGGGTTAAGGCAAGTGGCGCGAGGTTCATGCTCGATCTGCACTACTCCGACACGTGGGCCGATCCGGCAAAGCAGTTTAAGCCTGCGGCGTGGGAAAAGCTGCCTTTCGACGAACTGGTCGGCGCGGTGCGCGAGTACACACGGCTGACGCTGGCGCGGTTTATCGCCGAGGGACTCACGCCTGAGTACGTGCAGATCGGAAATGAGATCACCAACGGCCTGCTCTGGCCGGACGGGCGCGTGGAGTTTCGCGAGGCGCATGATTTTGAGGCATGGGTGCGGCTTGCGCGTGTGCTGCGCGCCGGGTTTGAGGGCTTCGAGGCTGCGGTGGTGTCAGCGAAAATCCCGCGGCCGAAGACCATCGTGCATATCGAGAGCACGGGGGATGTGGCCCGCACGAGCTGGTGGTTGAAGCACGCGAGCGATGCGGGCCTGCCTTTCGATATTGTCGGGCTGAGCTATTACCCCGAGTGGCATGGAGGAATCGCCTCTCTTAGGGAAACACTCACGGCAGTCGCAGAGGGATTCAAGAAGCCCGTGATGGTCGTCGAGACAGCGTATCCGTGGAAGCTGGACTCACACTGGGAAGGGAAAAAGAATCTCGACTGGCCGCTGACACCCGATGGCCAGAAACAGTTTCTGTCAGAGGTAAACCAAGCGGTTCGTGATCTGCCAGATGGACTTGGTGCCGGTGTCTGCTGGTGGCATCCGGAGTCGGTGGAAGTTCAAGGGCTCCAAGCCTGGCTCGGCGGTTCGTGCGCGCTCTTCGATGGCGCGGGTGCGCTTCTGCCAGCGGCCAAAATTTTCTGCACCACGCCAGCGCGCTGA
- a CDS encoding TonB-dependent receptor — MKTFSDQAISGKTPVAFTELGKETISAELGARDLPHVLNTTPSVFATQDSGGAGDSRVNVRGFSQRNVAILINGVPTNDLENGWLYWSNWDGLGDVSSTIQVQRGLSNTTLPTPSIGGTMNVVTDPAASRSGVSVKTEFGADDFYKISGVYNTGLLQGKFAVTAGLSLKQGEGTADGTWAKSAGYYLGTSWKINSMHRLELFAVGAAQQHGRRSFASNLAAYDVDYARELGYTEAQIFSNASGANAGALRQGAVGGGHDYNPNGAPVTVAYNGKQYYWGGTHSREKDGYINEVVNYSHKPQVNLNWYANLTEELKLTSVFYYSGVQAGSGGTLGNGFTRYTATTPQLNGNINWDATIAANQANMVGGQSVSRAILRNSTNYQNQYGIVSKLNYQITPTLKLTTGLDWRTAEIEHYREVRDLLGGSYYLPTAAVQVSDFWASGMNTQLRLGDKVDYHNTNTVDWLGLFAQAQYESGPVTAFAVYGFSTIEYGFTDHFRRAAGGGEYALESDALEGHQIKGGVQYAFTNDISAYVNAGFVDKIPNFDGVINDSTGTLVDAGNESFVSYEAGVRYQTPGRSFNVSAGVYHTEWKDRTTSSVNTTDDTVTYLRGMNSTYEGIEIESAWRPLRWLRFDAAASFGEWVYTDDVTGEAFNLSTGSAVPTTSRVFIRDLMVGDAPQSQIAYAATVFPVQGLSVKFQGRWYDRYWSDFSPETRTVVGDYAQSWRIPSYTLYDLHVNYNLPISSRRFDVSVFAHLFNIFDKVHVSDATDESAFEAVGLNLAARHSVQRAEVFLGPGFAWNMGVKVSF, encoded by the coding sequence ATGAAAACGTTCTCCGATCAAGCGATCTCGGGGAAGACGCCGGTGGCGTTTACGGAGCTGGGCAAGGAGACGATCTCCGCCGAGCTGGGCGCGCGTGACCTTCCGCATGTTTTGAACACCACGCCTTCGGTTTTCGCGACACAGGACAGCGGCGGTGCCGGTGACTCGCGCGTGAATGTGCGCGGTTTCAGCCAGCGCAACGTGGCGATCCTGATCAACGGTGTGCCGACGAACGATCTGGAGAACGGCTGGCTGTATTGGTCTAATTGGGACGGCTTGGGCGATGTCTCGAGCACGATCCAGGTGCAGCGCGGTTTGAGCAACACGACGCTGCCTACGCCCTCCATCGGCGGTACGATGAATGTCGTGACCGATCCCGCCGCTTCGCGGAGCGGGGTTTCCGTAAAGACCGAGTTTGGCGCGGACGATTTCTACAAGATTTCCGGCGTGTATAACACCGGATTGCTCCAGGGTAAGTTTGCCGTGACGGCGGGCTTGTCGCTCAAGCAGGGCGAGGGCACGGCGGATGGTACTTGGGCGAAGAGCGCGGGTTATTACCTGGGCACCTCTTGGAAGATCAATTCGATGCACCGGCTGGAGCTGTTCGCGGTTGGCGCGGCGCAGCAACACGGTCGTCGCAGCTTCGCCTCCAACCTCGCGGCCTACGATGTGGATTACGCTCGAGAACTCGGCTACACCGAGGCCCAGATTTTCTCCAATGCTTCGGGCGCGAATGCCGGTGCGCTGCGCCAGGGTGCAGTTGGTGGCGGTCACGACTACAATCCAAACGGAGCTCCCGTCACGGTCGCTTACAATGGTAAGCAGTATTACTGGGGCGGCACGCACTCGCGCGAGAAGGATGGTTACATCAACGAGGTGGTGAACTATTCCCACAAGCCGCAGGTGAATTTAAACTGGTACGCCAATCTCACCGAAGAGCTGAAGCTGACGTCGGTGTTTTATTATTCCGGCGTGCAGGCGGGCAGCGGCGGCACTTTGGGCAACGGGTTTACCCGTTACACCGCCACGACGCCTCAGCTGAACGGCAACATTAACTGGGATGCTACGATCGCCGCTAATCAGGCGAACATGGTCGGCGGGCAATCCGTCTCCCGCGCGATCCTGCGCAACAGCACCAACTATCAGAATCAGTACGGTATCGTTTCTAAGCTGAATTATCAGATTACTCCGACGCTCAAGCTGACCACAGGTCTCGACTGGCGTACGGCCGAGATCGAGCATTACCGCGAAGTGCGCGATTTGCTCGGTGGCTCTTATTATCTCCCGACCGCCGCTGTGCAGGTCAGCGATTTCTGGGCTTCGGGCATGAACACCCAGCTCCGCCTCGGCGACAAAGTGGATTACCACAACACCAACACGGTGGACTGGCTGGGTCTGTTCGCACAGGCCCAGTATGAGTCCGGCCCGGTGACGGCTTTCGCGGTTTATGGTTTTTCAACCATCGAGTACGGTTTCACCGATCACTTCCGCCGGGCCGCTGGCGGCGGGGAGTATGCACTCGAATCCGATGCTCTCGAAGGCCACCAGATCAAGGGTGGCGTGCAGTACGCATTCACGAACGACATCAGCGCGTATGTGAATGCCGGATTCGTGGATAAGATCCCGAACTTCGACGGGGTCATCAACGACTCGACCGGTACGCTCGTCGATGCCGGTAATGAGTCATTCGTCTCCTATGAAGCGGGCGTGCGCTACCAGACGCCGGGCCGTTCATTCAATGTTTCGGCGGGTGTGTATCACACCGAGTGGAAGGATCGCACGACCTCGTCGGTGAACACGACGGATGACACGGTGACCTATCTGCGCGGCATGAACTCGACCTACGAAGGCATTGAAATCGAGAGCGCGTGGCGTCCGCTGCGCTGGCTGCGTTTCGATGCGGCGGCGTCTTTCGGCGAATGGGTTTACACCGACGATGTCACGGGCGAAGCTTTCAATCTGAGCACGGGCAGCGCAGTGCCGACCACTTCGCGCGTATTTATCCGCGACCTCATGGTGGGTGATGCTCCGCAAAGCCAGATCGCGTACGCGGCGACGGTATTTCCAGTCCAGGGACTTTCCGTGAAGTTCCAGGGCCGCTGGTATGATCGTTACTGGTCGGATTTCTCTCCCGAGACCCGCACGGTGGTCGGCGACTATGCGCAGTCCTGGCGCATCCCGAGCTACACGCTCTACGATCTGCACGTGAACTATAACCTGCCGATCTCATCGCGTCGCTTCGACGTGAGCGTGTTCGCGCATCTCTTCAATATCTTCGACAAGGTTCACGTCTCCGACGCGACGGATGAGAGTGCATTCGAGGCGGTCGGTCTGAATCTGGCAGCGCGCCATTCGGTGCAGCGCGCCGAGGTTTTCCTCGGGCCAGGATTCGCCTGGAATATGGGAGTCAAAGTCTCCTTCTAA
- a CDS encoding TonB-dependent siderophore receptor: MRTPPLTAAAISLACGLYALPHALAQTAPTEPAVTPADDEVIVLSPFEVSTKKDVGYLAGNTLAGSRLNTSLKDTGAAISVLTPEFLKDIGATNMQDVILFTNNAVPDVGDAALSINGNPMIGNGEWQLRIRGLPASYARNFFKWDASTDFYNVDRIDQTRGPNSILFGFGAPGGLVNTSTKQALLNANKYELSYTAGSWDRHRGTLDANVPLIAGQLAMRVNAMAENGKSWREFEFDQSRRAHIATKWQPTKDSTLRVEGEIGKVKDNVARPWLAIDQSFRWREAGRPTFSGAWPWADTIDTFWPDHRVVGDDGVVRNWLGRAQGSNNIDGAFLTDRYRDIGATDDWARPTWSAWADTPANNSLIPRHANTGGPDATRETDYKTVSAFFESKVSDSLFYELAFNHQTMDFLGYDPDGSRATTYFGNSSEIWGEASADLPDQWGNAAGANPNAGKLYVENNWTRRTQKIDSTEFRGTMAYTFTTGDWARHRAAGLLSYNVRTFNRIEETEAFSDLTQWAFDPSAAEADVNRLYRRHYFTGGDASDIHVQSWRKVVPGTRWVPTQPLEDTESRLATGMVAVQSFFLKEKLVTIVGLRGDKMEHDYNDGRYVNALWALHPADNKTKDFNATTLSGGAVYHTTKWLSVYGNVATSRDLPEVRIRLINNDIPPMPESKGGDVGIKLDLLEGKLYATIGYYKAETKHMTDWGSIRTDVSDRNTKILNALRNPDPSVSATPLITAAEYNARLVNANGFMFDRDSSGWELSLVANPRSNWRVSANFSINNVVARNSMAEVKAWAVANEAFWRSKIPTSGAYAGNAFPTGALGDASWDNLGNQVRWMNQYAIDNVVALDGHNARGQRKYGANLYTKYTFDRGALKNFSIGGGGRYQSKNVLGMYDNTLDMKYNPTVFYGRSLTLADASIGYNFKTEFIGKGSWVDLQLNVANVLDEKDSQIYSLTWWAEVAGNQVTRRPERIGLQEPRKVTFSATLHF; encoded by the coding sequence ATGAGAACCCCACCCCTGACGGCCGCCGCGATCAGCCTCGCCTGCGGCCTTTATGCACTGCCCCACGCGCTCGCGCAAACCGCCCCGACCGAGCCCGCTGTCACGCCAGCCGACGATGAGGTCATCGTCCTCAGCCCCTTCGAAGTGAGCACCAAGAAAGACGTTGGCTATCTCGCTGGCAACACGCTCGCCGGCAGTCGCCTCAACACGTCCCTAAAGGACACAGGTGCGGCGATCTCTGTGCTGACGCCTGAGTTCCTGAAGGACATCGGCGCGACGAACATGCAGGATGTGATTTTATTCACGAACAACGCCGTGCCCGATGTCGGCGACGCTGCGCTCAGCATCAACGGCAATCCCATGATCGGTAACGGCGAGTGGCAGCTGCGTATTCGCGGACTCCCGGCCAGCTACGCGCGCAATTTTTTCAAATGGGACGCCTCGACTGATTTCTACAACGTTGACCGCATCGACCAGACGCGCGGACCCAACTCCATTCTCTTCGGCTTTGGCGCGCCCGGCGGTCTCGTCAACACCTCGACCAAGCAGGCGTTGCTCAACGCGAACAAGTATGAGCTCTCTTACACCGCTGGCAGCTGGGACCGCCATCGCGGCACGCTCGACGCCAATGTCCCGCTGATCGCCGGACAGCTCGCCATGCGCGTCAATGCGATGGCCGAAAACGGCAAGAGCTGGCGCGAATTCGAATTCGATCAATCGCGCCGCGCGCACATTGCCACGAAATGGCAGCCGACCAAAGACTCGACCCTCCGCGTCGAGGGCGAAATCGGCAAGGTGAAGGACAACGTCGCCCGTCCCTGGCTCGCGATTGACCAGTCGTTTCGCTGGCGTGAAGCCGGCCGCCCGACGTTCTCCGGTGCGTGGCCGTGGGCCGACACGATCGACACGTTCTGGCCCGATCACCGTGTCGTCGGCGACGACGGTGTCGTGCGCAACTGGCTCGGCCGCGCGCAGGGCAGCAACAATATCGACGGCGCTTTCCTGACTGATCGCTATCGAGACATCGGCGCGACGGATGATTGGGCACGTCCCACGTGGTCGGCCTGGGCTGACACGCCTGCGAACAACAGCCTCATCCCGCGTCACGCCAACACCGGTGGTCCTGATGCCACGCGCGAAACAGACTACAAAACCGTCAGCGCGTTTTTCGAAAGCAAGGTGAGCGACTCGCTCTTCTACGAGCTGGCGTTCAACCACCAGACCATGGATTTCCTCGGCTATGATCCAGATGGCAGCCGCGCCACTACTTACTTCGGCAACAGCAGCGAGATCTGGGGCGAGGCGAGCGCCGATCTGCCCGATCAATGGGGCAACGCCGCGGGGGCGAATCCCAACGCGGGCAAACTCTACGTGGAGAACAACTGGACACGCCGTACCCAGAAAATCGATTCAACCGAGTTTCGCGGCACGATGGCGTACACCTTTACGACCGGCGACTGGGCCCGCCACCGTGCGGCTGGTTTGCTCAGCTACAACGTGCGCACGTTTAATCGCATCGAGGAGACCGAGGCTTTTTCCGATTTGACGCAGTGGGCTTTCGATCCTTCCGCAGCCGAGGCGGATGTGAACCGCCTTTATCGCCGTCATTATTTCACTGGTGGCGATGCTAGCGACATCCACGTGCAGTCCTGGCGCAAAGTGGTCCCCGGCACCCGCTGGGTTCCGACCCAGCCGCTGGAGGATACGGAGAGCCGGCTGGCCACCGGCATGGTCGCCGTGCAGAGCTTCTTCTTGAAGGAAAAGCTGGTGACGATTGTCGGTCTGCGTGGCGACAAGATGGAGCATGATTACAACGACGGCCGGTACGTGAATGCGCTCTGGGCGCTGCATCCGGCCGATAATAAAACGAAGGATTTCAATGCCACCACGCTGAGTGGGGGAGCCGTGTACCACACCACCAAGTGGCTGTCCGTCTATGGCAACGTGGCGACCAGCCGCGATCTTCCCGAGGTGCGGATTCGTCTTATCAATAATGACATTCCGCCCATGCCCGAGAGCAAAGGTGGCGATGTCGGCATCAAACTCGATCTGCTCGAAGGCAAACTCTACGCGACGATCGGCTACTATAAGGCCGAGACCAAGCACATGACCGACTGGGGCTCCATCCGCACAGATGTTTCGGACCGGAATACGAAAATTCTGAACGCGCTGCGCAACCCCGATCCATCCGTCTCCGCGACGCCGCTCATAACCGCCGCCGAGTACAACGCCCGCCTGGTGAATGCCAACGGCTTCATGTTCGACCGCGACAGCAGCGGTTGGGAACTTTCCCTCGTCGCCAATCCAAGGAGCAACTGGCGCGTGTCGGCGAATTTCTCGATCAACAACGTCGTCGCTCGCAACTCCATGGCCGAGGTGAAGGCGTGGGCCGTTGCGAACGAAGCCTTCTGGCGCTCTAAGATCCCGACTTCCGGTGCGTATGCGGGGAATGCATTCCCGACGGGTGCCTTGGGCGACGCCTCATGGGATAATCTCGGCAACCAGGTTCGCTGGATGAACCAGTACGCCATCGACAACGTCGTCGCCCTCGATGGCCACAATGCCCGCGGTCAGCGCAAGTACGGCGCGAATCTCTATACGAAGTACACGTTTGATCGTGGCGCGCTGAAGAACTTCTCCATCGGCGGCGGCGGTCGCTATCAGAGCAAGAACGTGCTCGGCATGTACGACAACACGCTCGACATGAAATATAATCCCACCGTTTTTTATGGCCGAAGTCTGACACTCGCCGACGCGAGCATCGGCTATAACTTCAAGACGGAGTTCATCGGCAAAGGTTCATGGGTCGATCTCCAGCTCAACGTCGCCAATGTGCTCGATGAAAAAGATTCCCAGATCTACTCGCTCACGTGGTGGGCCGAGGTGGCGGGCAATCAAGTCACGCGTCGCCCTGAGCGCATCGGTCTGCAGGAACCGCGCAAAGTCACATTCTCGGCGACGCTGCATTTCTAA
- a CDS encoding guanylate kinase: MSSSREVNPVLSAPVLIVIAGPAGSGKSTLCDRMVAEAPGFSRVVTTTTRAPRPGEVDGVHYHFLTPEAFDAKIAAGAFLEWAWVHKKNRYGTLAADVLGPLSAGRSLIINVDVQGVENFRRAGAANALLAKHLATVFIHVPLAELRARMVARGQDSEAEIEHRMQTVEFEQREAGKFDYQIHSASREEDFQALLAIWREVAARVAKAG, encoded by the coding sequence ATGTCGTCTTCTCGTGAAGTTAACCCTGTGTTGTCCGCTCCTGTTTTGATCGTGATCGCCGGTCCGGCGGGGTCGGGGAAGTCGACGTTGTGCGACCGGATGGTGGCGGAGGCGCCGGGGTTTTCGCGGGTGGTGACGACGACGACGCGGGCTCCGCGGCCGGGTGAGGTGGACGGGGTGCATTATCATTTTCTGACTCCGGAGGCGTTTGACGCGAAGATCGCGGCGGGTGCGTTTTTGGAGTGGGCGTGGGTCCATAAGAAGAACCGTTATGGGACGCTCGCGGCTGATGTGCTTGGGCCGCTCAGCGCGGGGCGGAGCCTGATCATCAATGTCGATGTGCAGGGGGTGGAGAATTTCCGGCGGGCGGGGGCGGCGAATGCGCTGCTGGCGAAACATCTGGCGACGGTGTTTATCCATGTGCCGCTGGCGGAGCTGAGGGCGCGGATGGTGGCGCGAGGGCAGGATAGCGAGGCGGAGATCGAGCACCGGATGCAGACGGTGGAATTCGAGCAGCGGGAGGCGGGGAAGTTCGATTACCAGATACACAGCGCGTCGCGTGAGGAGGACTTCCAGGCGTTGCTGGCGATCTGGCGCGAGGTGGCGGCGCGGGTGGCGAAGGCGGGGTGA